A window of Variovorax paradoxus genomic DNA:
TGATCTCGCAGCCGGGATGCTGCTTGCCGGCTTCGCGGATCAGCTCGAAGCCGGTGCCGTCGCCCAGCCGCAGGTCGACCATGAGCACGTCGAACTCATGCGTGGCCAGCAGCCGGCGGCCGTCGCGCAGGCTGCCGGCCTGGCCTTCGAGCTGTATGCGCAGGTCCGACAGCAGCTCTTGCGCGATCACCCGGCGCATGAAGCCGTCGTCGTCGACGAGCAGCACGCGCACCGGCGCGCCTTCCTGCCCGGTCAGGAAGCCCGGCCACAGCGGCTGGGCCGGTGGGCAGACGCCGCCCGGCGGATATCCCGGCCGGGCGTCGGCCTGCTCTTCTGGGGAGCGGTATGCGTTGTCAGGCATTGGAGTGTCCGAGGTTGGAGGTTGTGTGAAAGATCTGCAGGTCGGCGGGCAGCCACGGGGGCTGCGCCTGGGCCTGCAACGGAGGCACCGGGTCGTCGAAACCGTGCGGGTTCGCGGCCTGCCAACGCCAGCAGTCCGCGCACATCTGGTCGAGGTCGCGGCGCGCGCACCAGCCCAGCCGGGCCTGTGCGTTGCGCGCGTCGGCCCAGTAGGCGGGGGCGTCGCCGGGGCGGCGCGGGCCGATGCGCAGCGCGATGCGCCGGCCGCTGGCGCGCTCGAACGCGCAGACCACCTCGAGCACCGAGGCGCCGCGGCCCGTGCCCAGGTTGGTCATCAGGATGCCGGGCTCGCGCGCCACATGGCGAAGCGCCGCCACATGGCCTTCGGCCACGTCCATCACGTGCACGTAGTCGCGCACGCCGGTGCCGTCGATGGTTGCGTAGTCCGCGCCGTGCACCATGAGGTATTCGCGCTCGCCGGCCGCCACCTGCGAGATGTAGGGCATGAGGTTGGCCGGCGGGCCGTGCGGGCGCTCGCCCAGCAGGCCGCTTTCGTGCGCGCCGACCGGGTTGAAGTAGCGCAGGCAGGCAATGCCCCAGCGCGCATCGGCATGCGCAAGGTCGGCCAGCAGGTTCTCCACCATGGCCTTGGTGCGGCCGTAGGGGTTGACCGCCGCGTACGGCGCGGTCTCCGGAATGGGCGAGCGTTGCGCGTCCCCATACACCGTGGCCGACGACGAGAACACCAGCGTGCGCACGCCCGCGCGGCCCATCGCCTGCACCAGCGCCAGCGTGCCGGCAAGGTTGACGTCGTAGTAGGCCACCGGGTCGGCCACCGATTCGCCCACCGCCTTCAGCCCCGCCAGGTGCACCACCGCCTCGATCGCATGCTCGGCGAACACCCGGTCGAGCGCCGCGGCGTCGCGCACGTCGCAGGGCAGCAGCAGCGGCTGCAGGCCGGTGATGCAGCCCACGCGCTGCAGCGAGCGCGCGTCGCTGTTGACCAGCGTGTCGAGCACCACAGGCTGGTAGCCCGCCGCGATCAGCGCCACGCACGTGTGGCTGCCGATGAAGCCTGCACCACCGGTCACGAGGATCTTGGCGTGGGGCATGGTGTGGGCTCCGTGGGTGGACGGCTTCGGTTCAGCCGGCGACGCAGCGCTGCAGTTCCTGCTCCAGGCGCTGCAGGATGGCGTCCTCGTCGAGCGCGGACTCGGCATAGCGGCGGCCGGCCGCGCCCATCTCGTCGCGCAGCTCGGTCGACATGGCGAGCTGCTCGATGGCATCGGCCAGCGCGGCGGCGTCGCCGGGCTCCACCACCATGCCGCGCCCGGTGACCACGTTGCTCAGCTCGGTGCCGGCATGCGCGGTCACGATCACGGCGCGTCCGCTGGCGAGCATGCCGCCCAGCTTGGAGGGCATGACCAGGTCCGCCGCATCGGCGCGCTGCGGCAGCACGTGGATGTCGGCCATGCCCAGCAGTTCGTTCAGCCGTTCGGCCGGCTGCACCTCGAGGAAGTGCACGTTGGGTAGCCGTGCGCAGGCCGCCCGCAGCAGCTCGCGGCTGGGCCCGTTGCCCGCGAACACGAAATGGATGTTGCTGGAGCACACCAGCAGGCGCGCCGCCTCCGCCAGCAGCTCGATGCCTTGCTTGGTGCCGAGGCTGCCCGCATAAAGCACCACCACCGCGTCGTCGGGAATGCCGAGCGCAGGCCGGTAGCCGTAGGGCGCGACGGTGCGCGGCACCGGGTGGATGGCCTTCACGTCGACCCAGTTGGGAAAGAGCACCACGCGGCTCTCGTCCACGCCCTTGCCGCGGGCCTTCTCGATCATGGCGGCGGAGATGGTGGAGACCCGGTCGAAGCGGCTCATCAGCCAGCGCTCGGCCCACACCGCGAAGCGCTGCGCGCGCTCGCCGCGCACATGGCCCAGGCCGAAGGCGGCGTCG
This region includes:
- the galE gene encoding UDP-glucose 4-epimerase GalE, producing MPHAKILVTGGAGFIGSHTCVALIAAGYQPVVLDTLVNSDARSLQRVGCITGLQPLLLPCDVRDAAALDRVFAEHAIEAVVHLAGLKAVGESVADPVAYYDVNLAGTLALVQAMGRAGVRTLVFSSSATVYGDAQRSPIPETAPYAAVNPYGRTKAMVENLLADLAHADARWGIACLRYFNPVGAHESGLLGERPHGPPANLMPYISQVAAGEREYLMVHGADYATIDGTGVRDYVHVMDVAEGHVAALRHVAREPGILMTNLGTGRGASVLEVVCAFERASGRRIALRIGPRRPGDAPAYWADARNAQARLGWCARRDLDQMCADCWRWQAANPHGFDDPVPPLQAQAQPPWLPADLQIFHTTSNLGHSNA
- a CDS encoding glycosyltransferase WbuB codes for the protein MKILLYSMNFAPELTGIGKYSGEMARWLHARGHEVRVIAAPPFFPQWSVYRGYSGWTYRKSDWDGVTVWRTPIWVPARPRALARLGHLLSFMLSSLPTLLAQWRWKPEVVFVVEPPLFCAPSALFFAKLRGIKSWLHIQDYEVDAAFGLGHVRGERAQRFAVWAERWLMSRFDRVSTISAAMIEKARGKGVDESRVVLFPNWVDVKAIHPVPRTVAPYGYRPALGIPDDAVVVLYAGSLGTKQGIELLAEAARLLVCSSNIHFVFAGNGPSRELLRAACARLPNVHFLEVQPAERLNELLGMADIHVLPQRADAADLVMPSKLGGMLASGRAVIVTAHAGTELSNVVTGRGMVVEPGDAAALADAIEQLAMSTELRDEMGAAGRRYAESALDEDAILQRLEQELQRCVAG